From Firmicutes bacterium HGW-Firmicutes-1, a single genomic window includes:
- a CDS encoding adenylosuccinate synthase: protein MSAKVIIGAQWGDEGKAKIIDILSQEAEVVVRSQGGNNAGHTVAVDGKVYKFHLIPSGILYPGTLCVVGNGVVIDPEGILKEIDNLHSNGITTNNLKISLRAHLVMPYHKELDGATENYRGLDDIGTTKKGIGPCYMDKAERSGIRVCDLYNPEVFKKRVRENVEIKNAIIQKVYNMDVSFDAEKIIEDYLVYAETLKPYVTDTTVLVYEAIKAGKKVLFEGAQGTLLDLDLGTYPYVTSSHPVSGGVCIGAGIGPTMIDECIGVMKGYVTRVGKGPFPTELFDEVGDKIRTVGQEFGTTTGRPRRCGWFDAVIGKFAVRTSGLTGIALNKVDVMADIPVVKICVAYKKGDEIIKEFPPSLEDLALCEPVYEEMPGWGQIDHIKTYDELPQSVKNYVIRIEELCDAKVTMIGVGPNREQNIYV, encoded by the coding sequence ATGTCAGCAAAAGTAATTATTGGAGCCCAATGGGGCGATGAAGGCAAAGCAAAAATCATTGATATATTATCACAGGAAGCAGAGGTTGTTGTGCGCTCCCAGGGAGGAAATAACGCAGGTCATACCGTTGCAGTAGATGGGAAAGTATATAAATTTCATTTAATTCCATCAGGTATTTTGTACCCAGGTACTCTTTGCGTAGTAGGAAATGGTGTAGTGATTGACCCAGAAGGTATTTTAAAGGAAATAGATAATTTGCATTCAAATGGCATTACAACAAATAACTTGAAAATTAGCTTAAGAGCGCATTTGGTTATGCCTTATCATAAAGAATTAGATGGTGCTACAGAAAACTACAGAGGATTAGATGATATTGGAACGACTAAAAAAGGTATTGGACCTTGTTATATGGACAAGGCAGAGCGTTCAGGTATAAGAGTATGTGATTTATACAATCCTGAAGTTTTCAAAAAAAGAGTTCGTGAAAATGTAGAAATCAAAAATGCAATTATACAAAAGGTTTACAATATGGATGTAAGCTTTGATGCGGAGAAGATAATCGAAGATTATCTAGTATATGCGGAAACACTTAAGCCATATGTGACCGATACAACCGTACTTGTTTATGAAGCGATTAAGGCAGGGAAAAAAGTGCTCTTCGAAGGTGCACAAGGAACGCTTCTTGATCTTGATTTAGGTACGTACCCTTATGTAACTTCTTCTCACCCTGTTTCGGGTGGTGTTTGTATAGGCGCTGGTATCGGCCCAACAATGATCGATGAATGTATTGGTGTAATGAAGGGATATGTTACACGAGTAGGTAAAGGTCCGTTCCCAACTGAGCTTTTTGATGAAGTTGGAGATAAAATTAGAACGGTTGGGCAAGAATTTGGAACGACTACAGGTAGACCAAGACGTTGTGGTTGGTTCGATGCTGTGATAGGAAAGTTTGCAGTTAGAACGAGTGGTTTAACTGGGATCGCATTAAATAAGGTTGATGTTATGGCAGATATTCCGGTTGTGAAAATCTGTGTTGCTTATAAGAAGGGTGATGAAATTATTAAGGAATTTCCACCTAGCTTAGAAGATTTGGCTTTGTGCGAGCCGGTTTATGAAGAAATGCCAGGTTGGGGTCAGATTGATCATATTAAAACTTATGATGAGCTGCCACAAAGTGTGAAAAATTATGTGATACGTATAGAGGAATTGTGTGATGCTAAGGTAACTATGATTGGGGTAGGACCTAATAGAGAGCAAAATATTTACGTGTAA
- a CDS encoding competence protein, with protein sequence MKIEKVNSNQIKCFLNKGDLLSRQIKVSELAYGTEKAQELFKDMMDQASNEFGFEVENVPLMIEAVPLSTDSIMLIITKVDNPEELEDKFTGLPMADTRKFKKKEAAEKEEAHTSVESDDAQISLPTFLVYQFDTLDATTAIATRLFPFSIENSSLYKDPSNHTYYLSLISSSIDRNSFKILRGILSEYAVQVPCKRSALSYYDEHFDTIIKDKALEVLLIL encoded by the coding sequence ATGAAGATTGAAAAGGTAAATAGCAACCAGATAAAATGTTTTTTAAACAAGGGAGATTTGCTTTCACGACAAATCAAAGTCAGTGAATTGGCTTATGGAACCGAAAAAGCACAAGAGCTTTTCAAGGACATGATGGATCAAGCTTCTAATGAATTTGGTTTTGAAGTAGAAAATGTGCCGCTCATGATTGAAGCAGTACCCCTATCAACAGATAGTATTATGCTTATTATAACTAAAGTAGATAATCCAGAAGAACTAGAAGATAAATTTACGGGACTACCAATGGCAGACACTCGTAAGTTCAAGAAAAAAGAAGCTGCGGAAAAAGAAGAAGCACATACATCTGTAGAGTCAGACGATGCTCAAATAAGCTTGCCTACATTTCTAGTATATCAGTTTGATACATTAGATGCTACAACTGCGATAGCTACAAGACTATTCCCTTTTTCAATTGAAAACAGTTCACTTTATAAAGATCCTAGTAATCATACTTATTACTTATCTCTAATATCTTCTTCAATAGATCGTAATTCCTTTAAGATTCTTAGAGGTATTCTTTCCGAATATGCTGTGCAAGTACCGTGTAAACGATCTGCTCTTAGTTATTACGATGAACATTTTGACACAATTATCAAAGATAAAGCATTAGAAGTGTTATTGATTCTATAA